In Halosegnis longus, the DNA window GACGAGTTTCCAGCGAGTAAGTCGTTTCCGAACATTTACGTAGGCCACACCCATACGGACGTAGTGCCCGCAGAAGCCCACGGACCCACACCATCTGGACCATGGAGTGGGCCCAGTTTGGGTTTCCAGGGGTGGACGGTATCCGATCCGACCAACCGAACATTGTGTGTCACCGCCCGTCCGGACAACTAATCCAGGTCCGGACGGAACGTCGCATGGTCAGCCCATTCGACCTTACTGACAAGCAAGAAGCATTCGTGGGGAAGGACATCGGCTATTACTTCGGCGATCGACAGTCCGGCAAGAGTACGGCCGTCGTTCATCGAGCCATCCAATCCGCACTCAACGAGCCAGTCATCGTCGTAGCGCCGAACATGCAGATGGCAGAGCTCCTCCGTGAGCAGGTCCTCGAGCTCTGCGACGATGCGCCTCGGATGGACGCCCGGAACACAGTCGCGCTCTACGGTGGGGAGGCGATTCGATTCCGAACTGCCAGCCAGATGGAGAACATACGGTCGATCCATGGGTTCAACGGCGACATCATTGTCGACGAGGCACACGAGGTGCCGGACGATATCATCAAGAACATCCTCACCTACGATGCAAACAGTGGCGCAACCAGCGGGTTCGCCGGTGAGCGATTTCGGAGGCTTCGCGACTACGCGAAGTGGGGGAAGTACGGTAGTGTCGAAGTCGACGCGATCGAATCCAGTGTGGAGTCCTCGAACGACGAATCGGCTGCTGCCCGATCGAAGCCGGTCAACGAACTATGGTGAACGCTGACGTACCCACGCTCGAGGAGATCGAATCGTACATCGCCGACATCATCCACAACATCGATGTCGCACTTCCAGCGCCGAACGTCTCATGGGTCGATGATGAACCCACGCCCCACCACGGCGTGCTTGCCCGCTACGATGTCACGTTCGTCGTCGATGGTCGCGCGTGTGGCTTCACCGTAGACTTCCGCCGATGTGATACCATCGACGACTCGCTCTTTCTCGACACGCTTGCGGTGAAGCTTGCGGAGCTCGCACCGCAAGAGCGTCGCTAACCTGTCGCTCCCCACGTTCGTACACTGTACGAACTAGTCGCATGTCCTCCTCCGCAGATTCGCTTACAGACTACGAACACCTACGGGAAAACCCATCTGAGGCAGTTGAACTCCTCATCGGGAAAGAGCCGTTCGACTACCAAGCCAACTTCCTCGACCATCCTGCCCGCCACAAGGCGTTCGTGTCGGGCCGACAGGTCGGAAAGTCCCTGACTGCAGCCTGGTACGGGCTGATGTACGCCATCACCCATCAGGGCGCGATGGTGCTGATTACGGCGCCATCCCTCCGGCAGTCCTCAATGCTGTTCAAAACGCTTCGCTCTGAGATGAGCGAATCCGGGATGGCTGACACCGCCTGGGGTGTCGACCGCGACACACAGACCATCATCGAGTTCGATAACGGTTCCGAGATCCACTGTCTCCCGACCGGGCGCGACGGGTCGAAGATTCGTGGCTACTCGGCCGACATGGTCATCGTCGACGAGGCATCCTTCATCGAAACGTCGATCTTCGAAGACGTGATCGAGCCCATGACCTTCGCGACTGGTGGCCAGATCATCCTCACGTCAACGCCGTGGGGCACCTCCGGCTTCTTCTACGACAAGGCGACCAAGTGGGCAGCCGACGGGAAAGACGGGACGTTCTCGACGTGGGACCCAGAGACTGGCCGAGGAATCTCCTCCGGGCAGAACCCGCTCGTGTCCGACGAGGACCTGGAGGAGTTCAAGGATGGCAAGACGAAGCGCCAGCTCCAACAGGAGGTCTGGGGCGAGTTCGTCAAGGACGGGTCACAGTTCTTCACGACCGAGTCCATCCGGCAGTGTCAGGCCGACCAGACGGAGATCGCCCAGACTGGCGA includes these proteins:
- a CDS encoding DEAD/DEAH box helicase family protein, coding for MVSPFDLTDKQEAFVGKDIGYYFGDRQSGKSTAVVHRAIQSALNEPVIVVAPNMQMAELLREQVLELCDDAPRMDARNTVALYGGEAIRFRTASQMENIRSIHGFNGDIIVDEAHEVPDDIIKNILTYDANSGATSGFAGERFRRLRDYAKWGKYGSVEVDAIESSVESSNDESAAARSKPVNELW
- a CDS encoding terminase large subunit domain-containing protein, with the protein product MSSSADSLTDYEHLRENPSEAVELLIGKEPFDYQANFLDHPARHKAFVSGRQVGKSLTAAWYGLMYAITHQGAMVLITAPSLRQSSMLFKTLRSEMSESGMADTAWGVDRDTQTIIEFDNGSEIHCLPTGRDGSKIRGYSADMVIVDEASFIETSIFEDVIEPMTFATGGQIILTSTPWGTSGFFYDKATKWAADGKDGTFSTWDPETGRGISSGQNPLVSDEDLEEFKDGKTKRQLQQEVWGEFVKDGSQFFTTESIRQCQADQTEIAQTGENAYLGVDVAAAGADQTVFTIIDDHGNVFREQESHDEMGVLGAADRVAQLDNQCHFAEIVIDRSGLGQGTVEKMPDYGAIDNRVETVYFSTQKKQTAYQSLKAELEQGALTLPNDRILRRQLENIGYTKTKTGNLSLHGKDGFHDDYVDSLCLAVWAMPNTAGDNQRGARGATEAVTSGTGRPGATNPLSGSSGRRGGKGASSRGRSNRGRASRNRR